Genomic window (Mya arenaria isolate MELC-2E11 chromosome 16, ASM2691426v1):
CACTCCATAAACAGCAGCATCGCAAATCTCGCATGAATAAGGCTGTCCTTGAGTGTGCATTCATGTGTGGTTTTGGAACCTTACACCTGCAAGGCTTCTGCCGTGTGAGAAATTTCATGAGATGCTGCATAGAGGATTTACGAAAACGCAGCACCACATATTTCACACGTTTATGGCTACTCTCCGATTGGAGATCtgaacataaaatatacaaacagcACCACATGGTTAACACTTGTacggcttctctcctgtgtgaaTTCTCATGTGGCGTTGCAAAGATGATCTTCGAGAAAAAGCAGCAGAACATGTGTCACACTTGTacggcttctctcctgtgtgaaTTATCATGTGGCGTTGCAAATTTGACCTCAGAGAAAAAGCACCACCACATGtgtcacacttgtatggcttctcccCTGTGTGAATTCTCATGTGGCGTTGCAAAATTGATCTTCGAGAAAAAGAAGCAGAACATGTGTCACATTTGTATGGCTTCTCCCCTGTGTGAATTCTAATATGACTGTTCAAATTTGAGCTATAGGAAAAAGAAGCACCACATGTCTCACACTTGTACGCCTTCTCCCCTGTGTGAATTCTAATGTGACTGTGCAAAGATGATCTTCGAGAAAAAGCTGCAAAACATGTGTCACACTTATACGGCTTTTCTCCTGTGTGAATTCTCGTGTGGCGATGCAAAGATGGTCTTCGGGAAAAAGCAGCAGAACATGTGTCGCACTTGTATGGTATTTCTCCTGTGTGAATTCTAATGTGACTGTGCAAATTTGAGCTACGAGAAAAGGTAGCTCTACATGtatcacacttgtatggcttttcTCCAGTATGTTTTCTAATGTGGCACTGCAAATGTGATCTGTGAGAAAATGTAGCATCACATGTTTCACACTGGTATGGCTTCTCACCGGTATGAATTATTATGTGGTCTTGCAAAGATGATTTATGAGAAAAAGCAGCAGAACATGTATCACACTGGTATGGTTTCTcccctgtatgaattttcatGTGGCGGT
Coding sequences:
- the LOC128221641 gene encoding zinc finger protein 45-like — its product is MVSDKNEVVNPKSNLHSHIRIHTGEMPYKCDTCTAAFSRKSTLRHHIRIHTGEKPYKCETCSAAFSQRSSLQRHIRIHTGEKPYRCETCGATFSHSSNLNSHIRIHTGEKPYKCDTCSSAYSRRSNLHRHMKIHSGEKPYKCETCSAAFSRRSSLHRHMKIHTGEKPYQCDTCSAAFSHKSSLQDHIIIHTGEKPYQCETCDATFSRSSNLHSHIRIHTGEIPYKCDTCSAAFSRRPSLHRHTRIHTGEKPYKCDTCFAAFSRRSSLHSHIRIHTGEKAYKCETCGASFSYSSNLNSHIRIHTGEKPYKCDTCSASFSRRSILQRHMRIHTGEKPYKCDTCGGAFSLRSNLQRHMIIHTGEKPYKCDTCSAAFSRRSSLQRHMRIHTGEKPYKC